The proteins below come from a single Chryseobacterium sp. MA9 genomic window:
- a CDS encoding TdeIII family type II restriction endonuclease, with protein MDKQKRVGEGIKKVVSTMMDKVMQNVLVKDPFIKESHHAAKPLYAALVPDEIFKGSHFERRFVTPFGGVWEKLAQVVANENHGHCSMGHTVNGVVGAESLRRIQEVLNNLEHKKGVAKTKPDWIKELAYVRQGGGDPIPVSVTCDIFIHNTETDTKYAFELKAPLPNSDQTKVSKEKLLKLLAMNPKQVDYAYYALVYNPYGKKEDYKWAFPMRWFNMHTDESVLIGNEFWDLIGGDGTYETFITEVNKLGSNYKEIIYRDYLEIEPPQQSEQNLLK; from the coding sequence ATGGATAAGCAAAAACGAGTTGGTGAAGGAATTAAAAAAGTAGTCTCTACTATGATGGATAAAGTAATGCAGAATGTGCTTGTAAAAGATCCATTTATAAAAGAATCACATCATGCAGCAAAGCCTCTTTATGCAGCATTAGTGCCTGATGAAATATTCAAAGGTTCTCATTTTGAGAGAAGATTTGTAACTCCTTTTGGAGGAGTTTGGGAAAAGCTAGCTCAAGTTGTTGCTAATGAAAATCATGGACATTGTTCAATGGGGCACACTGTTAATGGTGTAGTAGGTGCTGAAAGTTTAAGGAGAATTCAAGAGGTTCTTAATAACTTAGAACATAAAAAAGGTGTAGCTAAAACAAAACCAGATTGGATAAAAGAACTTGCGTATGTTAGACAAGGGGGAGGTGATCCAATTCCAGTCAGTGTAACCTGTGATATATTCATACATAATACCGAGACAGATACTAAATATGCTTTTGAATTAAAAGCTCCTCTTCCAAATAGTGACCAGACTAAAGTTAGCAAAGAAAAGCTATTGAAGCTGTTGGCTATGAATCCAAAACAGGTGGATTATGCTTACTATGCGCTGGTCTATAATCCATATGGAAAAAAAGAAGATTATAAATGGGCGTTTCCAATGAGATGGTTTAATATGCATACAGATGAATCTGTTTTAATTGGAAATGAATTTTGGGATCTTATAGGGGGAGATGGTACATATGAAACTTTTATTACTGAAGTAAATAAATTAGGAAGTAATTATAAAGAAATAATTTATCGTGATTATTTGGAAATAGAACCACCTCAACAGTCAGAACAAAATTTGTTGAAATAA
- the fabF gene encoding beta-ketoacyl-ACP synthase II, with translation MELKRVVVTGFGAITPIGNNAKEYWENLVKGESGAAPITLFDATNFKTKFACEVKNFDPLQHFDKKESKKMDRNTQLGLVAAREAVAHSRIMEDNVDKNRVGVIWGSGIGGLETFETEVLGWANTEIPRFNPFFIPKMIADITPGHISIEYGFHGPNYTTVSACASSANAIIDSKMLIQLGKADVIVCGGSEAAVTASGVGGFNAMMALSTRNDDPKTASRPFDKDRDGFVLGEGAGTIILEEYEHAVKRGATIYAELLGGGLSADAHHMTAPHPEGLGAYLVMKSCLEDAGLTADEVDHINMHGTSTPLGDIAESNAISRLLGEHAYDIQINSTKSMTGHLLGAAGVIEAIAALGTIIHGTVPPTINHFTDDENIDSRLNFTFNTAVKKDVKVAMSNTFGFGGHNACVLFKKI, from the coding sequence ATGGAATTAAAAAGAGTAGTTGTAACCGGATTTGGAGCAATAACACCAATAGGAAATAATGCAAAAGAATACTGGGAAAATCTTGTAAAAGGTGAGAGCGGTGCCGCTCCGATTACTCTTTTTGATGCCACAAACTTTAAAACGAAGTTCGCTTGCGAAGTCAAAAATTTTGATCCATTACAGCATTTCGATAAGAAAGAATCTAAAAAAATGGACCGAAATACCCAACTGGGACTTGTTGCTGCCAGAGAAGCAGTAGCACATTCCAGGATTATGGAAGACAATGTGGATAAAAACAGAGTCGGTGTAATTTGGGGCTCCGGAATCGGAGGTTTAGAGACTTTTGAAACTGAAGTATTAGGATGGGCCAATACGGAAATCCCGAGATTTAACCCGTTCTTTATCCCTAAAATGATTGCGGATATCACTCCAGGACATATCTCTATTGAATACGGTTTCCATGGACCAAACTATACTACTGTATCTGCATGTGCATCTTCAGCAAATGCTATAATTGATTCCAAAATGCTGATCCAATTAGGAAAAGCAGACGTGATTGTGTGCGGAGGCTCTGAAGCAGCCGTTACAGCAAGTGGTGTCGGTGGGTTTAATGCAATGATGGCACTTTCTACAAGAAATGATGATCCTAAAACAGCTTCAAGACCTTTTGACAAAGACAGAGATGGATTTGTATTAGGTGAAGGTGCGGGAACTATCATTCTTGAAGAATATGAGCACGCTGTAAAACGTGGTGCTACAATTTATGCAGAATTATTAGGAGGAGGTTTAAGTGCTGATGCACATCACATGACCGCTCCACACCCTGAAGGCCTTGGCGCTTATCTGGTAATGAAGAGCTGCCTGGAAGATGCAGGTTTAACTGCTGATGAAGTAGATCATATCAATATGCATGGTACTTCTACTCCATTAGGAGACATCGCAGAATCCAATGCAATCTCAAGATTATTAGGCGAGCACGCTTATGATATTCAGATTAATTCTACAAAATCAATGACAGGCCACCTTCTTGGTGCTGCAGGTGTTATTGAAGCTATCGCTGCATTGGGAACTATTATTCATGGTACTGTTCCTCCTACCATCAACCATTTTACTGATGATGAAAATATTGACAGCAGACTAAACTTTACGTTTAACACTGCTGTGAAGAAAGATGTAAAAGTAGCCATGAGCAATACTTTTGGATTTGGCGGGCATAATGCTTGCGTTCTATTTAAGAAAATCTAA
- a CDS encoding helix-turn-helix domain-containing protein, translated as MNLNKNKNSHIEILLLIVMQKLKEQLHYEMEETLTAKINAMEERKTEELLSIKEATEYLGVSKITLWRLRKSGEIKTHMLGSQVYFKKSEILKSLTPVN; from the coding sequence ATGAATTTAAATAAAAACAAAAACAGCCACATTGAAATTCTATTACTTATAGTTATGCAGAAATTAAAAGAACAACTTCATTATGAAATGGAAGAAACTTTAACAGCTAAAATAAATGCTATGGAAGAAAGAAAAACTGAAGAACTCTTATCAATTAAAGAAGCTACTGAATATCTAGGAGTAAGCAAAATAACACTTTGGAGATTAAGAAAATCTGGAGAAATAAAAACCCATATGCTCGGATCACAAGTTTATTTCAAAAAGTCCGAGATTTTAAAATCGCTGACTCCTGTAAACTAA
- a CDS encoding tyrosine-type recombinase/integrase: MLEKFLEYLQFEKRYSPHTVTSYKKDLEDFSYFFLRTESSDNLAKADKKIIRNFIVELSENNISKRSINRKLSSLRSFYLFLLKLGEIKVSPTEGISSLKFYAEKQIPMSKEEMMDLNERVFEQLHDVLERCIMEVLYQTGMRKAELCGLIFEHVDLYENELKVIGKGNKERVIPVSNELSELLKSYLEIRNPQTEFKSYFFVNKKGKKLNEKFVYVVVNKYLSLITTKEKKSPHILRHSFATHVLDNGAEISKVKKILGHSSLASTQVYTNANIEQLKKVFNQAHPRASKKEEL; encoded by the coding sequence ATGCTGGAAAAGTTTTTAGAATACTTACAATTCGAAAAAAGGTACTCTCCTCATACAGTTACAAGCTACAAAAAAGACCTTGAAGACTTCTCCTATTTCTTTCTCAGAACAGAGTCTTCTGACAATCTGGCTAAAGCAGACAAAAAAATCATCAGAAATTTCATTGTTGAATTAAGTGAAAATAATATTTCCAAAAGAAGTATCAACAGGAAATTATCTTCTCTTCGTAGTTTTTATCTTTTTCTTTTAAAATTAGGTGAAATTAAAGTTTCTCCCACTGAAGGGATTTCTTCCCTGAAGTTTTATGCTGAAAAACAGATTCCTATGTCTAAAGAGGAAATGATGGATCTTAACGAAAGAGTTTTCGAACAACTGCATGATGTGCTTGAAAGATGTATTATGGAAGTTCTTTATCAGACAGGTATGCGTAAAGCGGAACTTTGTGGCCTGATATTTGAGCATGTTGATTTATATGAAAATGAATTAAAAGTAATAGGAAAAGGAAATAAAGAAAGGGTAATTCCTGTTTCCAATGAACTGTCTGAACTTCTTAAAAGTTATCTGGAAATAAGAAATCCACAGACAGAATTTAAATCATATTTTTTTGTAAATAAGAAGGGGAAAAAACTCAATGAAAAATTTGTTTATGTGGTAGTTAATAAGTACCTTAGTCTTATAACAACGAAAGAAAAAAAAAGTCCTCACATCCTCCGTCATAGCTTTGCTACTCACGTGTTGGATAATGGGGCGGAGATCTCCAAAGTGAAAAAAATATTAGGGCATTCCAGTCTTGCCAGTACTCAGGTCTATACGAATGCTAATATTGAACAATTGAAAAAAGTGTTTAATCAGGCTCACCCTCGAGCTTCAAAAAAAGAAGAATTATGA
- a CDS encoding phage integrase SAM-like domain-containing protein: MASVSYYLRSKVLDKECTIWLRFRDKNIDLKVPIPYLSCKPKDWKDGKCKTVSKKVAENDVDTINVRLSKLEADIISKFKSDHPEVDVKGWLESVIEPQKVKLDEETIYSDEVLSFFDVYINIKKNENASISTIKKANVVKNLLSRYIEHKQTKKKTFTNLKFKDLDNHFRTDFESYCKKELYSISTTYRDLKFLKTVCKVAESFDIDVHKHVMSWRFEVEKATKHIPKSIYLTFEELEKIENAKMPHDYLDNAKDWLLIACYTAQRVSDYLRFTSSMIVQDTEGQMYIEFTQKKTNAKMKIPLLKKVLEILAKRDGEFPRKISEVNLNLYIKQVCEIAKIDEIVYNGKTEVIEREGKKNVTRKVFGEFPKHELVTSHIGRKSFASNFYEKIPTAYLLNFTGHTTEKQLLTYINKTDVEKAKSTAKFFSNLGY; the protein is encoded by the coding sequence ATGGCATCAGTTAGTTACTATTTGAGAAGTAAAGTCCTAGATAAGGAATGTACAATTTGGTTACGATTTAGAGATAAAAATATCGACTTGAAAGTTCCTATACCTTACCTCTCATGTAAACCAAAAGATTGGAAAGACGGAAAATGCAAGACAGTTTCTAAAAAAGTTGCTGAAAACGATGTTGATACAATTAATGTGCGTTTGTCAAAATTGGAAGCTGATATTATTTCAAAATTTAAATCAGATCATCCAGAGGTTGATGTAAAAGGTTGGCTAGAATCTGTTATTGAGCCGCAAAAGGTAAAGCTGGATGAAGAGACTATATATTCTGATGAAGTACTTTCTTTTTTTGATGTATATATAAATATAAAGAAAAATGAAAATGCCTCAATTTCCACTATTAAGAAGGCTAATGTTGTAAAGAATTTGTTAAGCCGATATATTGAACATAAACAAACAAAGAAAAAAACATTTACGAATTTAAAATTTAAAGATTTAGATAATCATTTCAGAACTGATTTTGAAAGTTACTGTAAGAAAGAATTGTATAGTATCTCTACTACTTATAGAGATTTAAAATTTTTAAAGACAGTCTGCAAAGTTGCAGAATCATTTGATATTGATGTTCATAAACATGTCATGAGTTGGAGATTTGAAGTTGAAAAAGCTACAAAGCATATCCCTAAATCAATTTATTTAACGTTTGAAGAGCTTGAAAAAATTGAAAATGCGAAAATGCCTCACGATTATCTGGATAATGCTAAAGATTGGCTTTTAATAGCCTGTTATACGGCACAACGCGTTAGTGATTATTTAAGATTTACTTCATCAATGATTGTACAGGATACGGAGGGGCAGATGTATATTGAATTTACACAGAAAAAAACTAATGCTAAAATGAAAATTCCTTTATTGAAAAAAGTTTTGGAAATTTTAGCTAAACGAGATGGAGAATTTCCACGTAAAATATCAGAAGTAAATCTTAACCTCTATATAAAGCAAGTTTGTGAGATTGCCAAGATTGATGAAATAGTATATAACGGAAAGACAGAGGTTATAGAAAGAGAGGGTAAAAAGAATGTTACAAGAAAAGTTTTTGGTGAATTCCCTAAACATGAGTTGGTAACTTCGCATATTGGACGTAAAAGTTTTGCCTCTAATTTCTATGAAAAAATACCAACTGCTTATTTGCTTAATTTTACTGGACATACAACGGAAAAACAATTATTGACTTATATTAATAAAACGGATGTTGAAAAAGCAAAATCAACGGCTAAATTTTTCAGTAATTTAGGTTATTAA
- a CDS encoding acyl carrier protein, translating to MSDIASRVKAIIADKLDVEETEVTPEASFTNDLGADSLDTVELIMEFEKEFNIQIPDDQAEKITTVGHAIAYIEEVVNK from the coding sequence ATGTCAGACATTGCATCAAGAGTAAAAGCTATCATCGCTGATAAGCTTGACGTTGAAGAAACAGAAGTAACTCCTGAAGCTAGCTTCACTAACGATTTAGGAGCTGATTCACTAGATACAGTTGAGTTAATCATGGAATTTGAAAAAGAATTTAACATTCAGATCCCGGATGACCAAGCTGAAAAAATTACTACTGTAGGACACGCTATCGCTTACATCGAAGAAGTAGTAAATAAATAA
- the rnc gene encoding ribonuclease III, with protein MELQKYFSKFLLKKRKRQLTEREYFLSTELKKVLGTEVQNIALYREAFSLKNSSKNQDSNYERLEFLGDSVLGTIISCHLFQTYPQANEGYLTQMKSKIVNRKNLNKLGEDLKLTNLLQKQNSSSALGENISGNLFEALIGAVYLDFHYDTCKRIILEKLLTPSEINKLENKIVSYKGLLLEWSQKKKVNIKYETCEEIQANKSVVFRCHVWLGEGKIANATETSKKKAEEKAAQRAFYILNKKENILGNSKTL; from the coding sequence ATGGAGTTACAGAAATACTTTTCTAAATTCCTTCTCAAAAAAAGAAAAAGACAATTAACGGAGAGAGAATATTTTCTCAGTACTGAACTTAAAAAAGTTTTAGGTACAGAGGTACAGAATATAGCTCTTTACCGCGAGGCTTTTTCTTTGAAAAATTCTTCTAAAAATCAAGACAGCAACTACGAAAGGCTTGAATTTTTGGGAGATTCTGTTTTGGGTACAATTATTTCTTGTCATCTGTTCCAGACCTATCCTCAGGCAAATGAGGGATATCTGACCCAGATGAAATCTAAGATTGTTAATAGGAAAAACCTCAATAAATTAGGAGAAGACCTCAAGCTTACCAACCTTTTGCAAAAGCAAAACAGTTCATCCGCTTTGGGCGAGAATATCTCCGGAAATTTATTCGAAGCTCTAATTGGTGCCGTTTATTTAGACTTCCATTATGATACCTGTAAAAGGATTATTTTGGAAAAATTGCTGACCCCTTCTGAAATCAATAAGCTTGAAAACAAAATTGTAAGCTATAAAGGTCTCCTACTCGAATGGAGCCAAAAGAAGAAGGTCAATATAAAGTACGAAACCTGCGAAGAAATACAAGCTAATAAATCTGTGGTATTCCGATGTCACGTTTGGCTGGGTGAAGGAAAAATTGCTAATGCAACGGAAACTTCCAAGAAAAAAGCAGAGGAAAAAGCAGCACAAAGGGCATTTTATATTTTAAATAAAAAAGAAAATATACTTGGAAATTCAAAAACTTTATGA
- a CDS encoding ATP-binding protein, with protein sequence MSLKRKIALTISIAFSLLFGMVMAVIYLSFNDFRRDEFKERFRQRLEFTSHFISKSKDFEEEAPVFFNENSDNILLNEKILIFNEKKELIYSTIKDRNVTWDSAMLKELDKKKIIYTERTVPEIYAALRTINGEDYYILTSAFDTNGKSKLGYLKYLLITAYAMSTLLIGFFSYYFVEKFLRPLEDLNKEISEVTAHKLTTQIPVEQSNDEVSVLAKSFNTMIGRLDDVFQSQKDFTASASHEIRTPITRMAFQLENLIKFEEHSPETLSSLQQIQRDVYQLSDLTNSLLLLTKFDKENIQSIYEEVRIDEVIFEAFEAVEKSYPQLKLDFLINEDSSENAFLMIKGIQSLLVIVFINLFKNAAVYSDNTEVNVLITETNDNLYVEVISHGNTISEDEQTKLFEAFTRGNNAQNIAGSGLGLRIVKRILEYHDADIIYSSPQEYINKFTLIFKK encoded by the coding sequence ATGTCTTTAAAAAGAAAGATAGCATTAACAATCAGTATCGCCTTTTCATTACTTTTTGGAATGGTAATGGCGGTCATTTATTTATCTTTTAATGACTTCAGAAGGGATGAGTTTAAAGAACGTTTCAGGCAGAGGCTTGAATTTACTTCCCATTTCATCTCAAAATCCAAAGACTTTGAGGAGGAGGCTCCGGTTTTCTTCAATGAAAATTCAGATAACATTCTTTTGAATGAAAAGATTTTAATTTTCAATGAGAAAAAAGAGTTGATCTACAGTACAATCAAGGACCGGAATGTCACCTGGGACAGTGCAATGCTTAAAGAACTGGATAAAAAGAAGATTATCTATACGGAAAGAACAGTTCCGGAAATCTATGCTGCACTCAGAACTATTAATGGTGAAGACTATTATATCCTTACCAGCGCCTTTGATACCAATGGAAAATCGAAGTTGGGTTATCTTAAATATCTTTTGATCACGGCTTATGCCATGAGTACTCTTCTTATTGGTTTTTTCAGTTATTATTTTGTGGAAAAGTTTCTGCGTCCGCTGGAAGATCTGAACAAGGAAATTTCTGAAGTAACGGCCCATAAACTTACAACCCAGATTCCTGTTGAGCAGTCTAATGATGAAGTCAGTGTGCTGGCAAAATCATTTAATACAATGATCGGAAGGCTGGATGATGTATTTCAGTCACAAAAGGATTTCACCGCAAGTGCTTCCCACGAGATCAGAACACCTATTACAAGAATGGCATTTCAGCTGGAGAATCTTATCAAATTTGAAGAACATTCTCCGGAAACTCTGTCTTCTTTACAGCAGATTCAGCGGGACGTGTACCAGTTGTCGGATTTGACGAATTCGCTTTTGCTGCTTACTAAATTTGACAAAGAAAATATTCAGAGTATTTATGAGGAAGTAAGGATTGATGAAGTCATCTTTGAAGCTTTTGAAGCAGTAGAGAAAAGTTATCCACAGCTTAAGCTTGATTTCCTGATTAATGAAGACAGTTCCGAAAATGCTTTTCTCATGATAAAAGGAATTCAATCACTATTGGTCATTGTCTTTATTAATCTCTTTAAGAATGCGGCGGTTTATTCTGACAATACGGAAGTGAATGTCTTGATCACCGAAACGAATGATAACCTTTATGTAGAAGTTATTTCCCATGGAAATACTATTTCCGAAGATGAGCAGACCAAACTGTTTGAAGCTTTTACAAGAGGAAATAATGCCCAGAATATTGCGGGATCGGGCCTAGGTCTTAGGATTGTCAAAAGAATTCTGGAATACCATGACGCCGATATCATCTACTCCTCTCCTCAGGAATATATTAATAAATTCACTTTAATTTTTAAGAAATAA
- the dcm gene encoding DNA (cytosine-5-)-methyltransferase: MKKEIKFSFIDLFSGIGGFRMALDNNGGECLGFSEIDKDAIETYCRNSDEPIENNLGDIRKIKQLPKHNLLTAGVPCQSWSIAGRNLGFDDDRGQLWNDTIFLLHQSKPDAFIFENVKGLVDPRNKEALKYILERIKEAGYHANYYVLNSFDYGVPQNRVRIYIIGFKNKKFANKFVLPKPLQKKIKLASILSDFNEQLIDKKEEVYKDLFGEIVPQKTMSLSTSNGLNDYFLFNDLRNGHSTIHSWDILETTERQKSICYLLLKNRRKSAYGNLDGNPLSLKHFQSLDPSIKKNEIESLVDLGIFKKVNYSYSINGNLDLELTENEKVIINNCPGNILIVDDLKTNRELKLKKISLSKTIPLMIEKGMLVPIEVRYDFKNTKISTGLYGINRIFLPTSNIFPTLVASDTNDYVTTEVIRAKNQDEHKDLFINEVFKNKNYRRITKEEACLIQGFPSDFLLPENRARWMKLIGNSVSVPVIDALAKAIVETGVFDINSDLSSVKLKSNSVNTHENQLLGSARNVC; encoded by the coding sequence ATGAAGAAAGAAATAAAGTTTAGTTTTATAGATTTATTTTCAGGAATTGGAGGTTTTCGAATGGCATTGGATAATAATGGGGGTGAATGTTTAGGCTTTAGTGAAATAGATAAAGATGCAATTGAAACTTATTGTAGGAATTCAGATGAACCTATTGAGAATAATTTAGGGGATATCAGGAAGATTAAACAACTACCAAAGCATAATTTATTAACTGCTGGTGTGCCTTGTCAAAGTTGGTCAATAGCTGGAAGAAATTTGGGTTTTGATGACGATAGAGGACAGTTATGGAATGATACGATTTTCTTACTACATCAATCGAAGCCAGATGCTTTTATTTTTGAAAATGTAAAAGGCTTGGTTGATCCAAGAAATAAAGAAGCATTAAAATATATTTTAGAGAGGATAAAAGAGGCTGGTTATCATGCGAATTATTATGTATTGAATTCTTTTGATTATGGTGTTCCTCAAAATAGAGTAAGAATTTACATTATTGGATTTAAAAATAAGAAATTTGCAAATAAATTTGTTCTACCTAAACCATTACAAAAAAAAATAAAACTAGCTTCTATTTTATCTGATTTCAATGAACAGCTTATCGATAAAAAAGAAGAAGTATATAAAGATTTATTTGGGGAAATTGTACCACAAAAAACTATGAGCTTGTCAACCAGTAATGGTTTAAATGATTATTTCTTATTTAATGACTTAAGAAATGGTCATTCGACAATTCATTCTTGGGATATTTTAGAAACAACGGAAAGACAAAAGTCAATTTGTTATTTACTGTTGAAAAATAGACGCAAAAGTGCTTATGGTAATCTTGATGGTAATCCTCTATCATTAAAACACTTTCAATCTCTTGATCCATCCATAAAAAAAAATGAAATTGAAAGTTTAGTGGATTTGGGTATTTTCAAAAAAGTTAATTATTCTTATTCAATAAATGGAAATTTAGATTTGGAATTAACTGAAAATGAAAAAGTTATAATTAACAATTGTCCAGGTAATATTCTCATTGTCGATGATTTAAAAACAAATAGAGAGTTAAAATTAAAAAAAATATCTCTATCCAAAACAATACCTTTAATGATTGAAAAAGGGATGTTAGTTCCTATTGAAGTACGTTATGATTTTAAGAATACCAAGATCAGTACAGGATTATATGGGATTAATCGAATTTTCTTGCCAACATCGAATATATTTCCAACTTTAGTGGCTAGTGACACTAATGATTATGTAACAACAGAAGTTATCCGAGCAAAAAATCAAGATGAACACAAAGATTTGTTTATCAACGAAGTTTTTAAGAATAAAAATTATCGTAGAATTACTAAAGAAGAGGCTTGCTTGATTCAAGGGTTTCCTTCGGATTTTCTTCTTCCTGAAAATAGGGCAAGGTGGATGAAATTAATTGGGAATAGTGTTTCGGTGCCTGTAATAGATGCTTTAGCTAAAGCAATAGTTGAAACTGGAGTTTTTGATATTAATAGTGATTTATCATCGGTCAAATTGAAGTCTAATTCTGTAAATACCCATGAAAATCAATTATTAGGTAGCGCAAGAAATGTTTGTTAA
- a CDS encoding IPExxxVDY family protein, with translation MEIQKLYDLDDIEFEDIAIGLVRLAKDVPAHEFFYKINQANNLSFSRKKDLVFHGGYYDYFFPRFEAYHKFSKTCFTFISNKSSESKQKKVQTELFTEEENIKFLLNNQVDVEYILHSSEQFPDFSVILLPENLVFPIQDYTLSSDEELYQIIQYYE, from the coding sequence TTGGAAATTCAAAAACTTTATGATCTTGATGATATAGAATTTGAAGATATTGCCATAGGATTGGTAAGATTAGCAAAAGATGTACCTGCTCATGAATTTTTTTACAAAATAAATCAAGCCAACAATCTCAGTTTTTCAAGAAAAAAAGATCTTGTCTTTCATGGAGGGTATTATGATTACTTTTTTCCAAGATTTGAGGCCTACCACAAGTTTTCCAAGACCTGTTTTACCTTTATTTCAAATAAATCTTCTGAAAGTAAGCAAAAAAAAGTTCAGACAGAACTCTTTACAGAAGAAGAAAACATTAAATTTTTATTAAATAATCAGGTAGATGTGGAATATATTCTGCATAGTTCGGAACAGTTTCCTGATTTTTCCGTAATTTTGCTCCCTGAAAATCTTGTGTTTCCAATTCAAGATTATACACTGAGTTCTGATGAAGAACTTTATCAAATTATCCAGTATTATGAATAA
- a CDS encoding HPF/RaiA family ribosome-associated protein, whose product MKISVQSIGLTPHEPLESHIDKKVSKLDTFYDKIQECKVFLKVENNADKVNKTTELILAVPGDDIVVKKTSASFEESLDLCVDTAKKLLIKKKEMA is encoded by the coding sequence ATGAAGATTTCAGTACAATCAATTGGTTTAACTCCACACGAACCACTAGAGTCACACATTGACAAAAAAGTAAGTAAATTAGATACCTTCTATGACAAGATTCAGGAGTGTAAGGTGTTTTTGAAAGTAGAAAATAACGCTGATAAAGTGAACAAAACAACTGAACTTATTCTGGCGGTTCCGGGAGATGATATTGTAGTAAAAAAGACATCTGCAAGTTTTGAAGAAAGTCTGGACCTTTGCGTTGATACTGCTAAAAAGCTATTAATCAAGAAAAAAGAAATGGCGTAG
- a CDS encoding AlpA family transcriptional regulator, with amino-acid sequence MNTLQLVQVPKDELIKEIENVVMKVLEALNFGKQAENEKELYTRKEVMELLGVTYSTLFNWNKKKILIPRKIGHKVYYDRKEVLACKNN; translated from the coding sequence ATGAACACATTGCAACTGGTACAAGTACCAAAAGACGAATTAATTAAAGAAATTGAAAACGTAGTTATGAAGGTATTGGAAGCGCTTAATTTCGGGAAGCAAGCAGAAAATGAAAAAGAACTTTACACCCGAAAAGAAGTGATGGAACTCTTAGGTGTTACCTATTCAACGCTTTTTAATTGGAATAAGAAAAAGATTTTAATACCCAGAAAAATCGGGCATAAAGTGTATTATGATAGAAAAGAAGTTTTAGCGTGTAAGAATAATTAA
- the rpsU gene encoding 30S ribosomal protein S21 → MLIIPVKDGESIDRALKKYKRKFDKTGTVRQLRSRQAFIKPSVTLRQSRLKAAYKQRALSKEEQA, encoded by the coding sequence ATGTTAATAATTCCAGTAAAAGATGGTGAATCCATCGACAGAGCTTTAAAAAAATACAAGAGAAAATTTGATAAAACAGGTACAGTTCGTCAATTAAGATCTAGACAAGCGTTTATCAAGCCTTCTGTAACTTTGAGACAATCAAGGTTAAAAGCTGCTTACAAACAAAGAGCACTTAGCAAAGAAGAGCAGGCTTAA
- a CDS encoding response regulator transcription factor, giving the protein MNILLLEDDLILSAELCRFLESNNFNCDKIYDGETFLRQIKNNTYELYLLDINVPKINGLDVCQTIRSFDKNTPIIIISAYGDISDKKDAFTRLADDYLVKPFQFEELLLRMNSLLRRKAPSDNSDQDILRIDDLIINKTEQKVYRGGNEITLTLKEFQLLVYLAEAQGRTVSKQQITEHVWEHNFNTNTNTVEVYINFLRKKIDKDFKIKLIHTRSGFGYYLSPL; this is encoded by the coding sequence ATGAATATTCTTTTATTAGAAGATGATCTCATTCTGTCTGCAGAGCTTTGCCGATTTTTAGAATCAAATAATTTTAACTGTGATAAGATCTATGACGGAGAAACTTTCCTCCGCCAGATAAAAAATAATACTTACGAACTGTATTTGCTGGACATCAATGTTCCTAAAATAAATGGACTTGATGTCTGCCAGACCATCCGTTCCTTTGATAAGAATACGCCGATTATTATCATTTCTGCCTATGGAGATATCTCTGATAAAAAAGATGCCTTCACCAGGCTGGCCGATGATTATCTGGTAAAGCCTTTTCAGTTTGAAGAACTTCTTTTAAGAATGAACTCGCTGCTGAGAAGAAAAGCACCTTCCGATAATTCAGACCAGGATATTCTTAGAATTGATGATCTTATTATCAACAAAACCGAGCAGAAAGTCTATCGTGGAGGAAATGAAATTACCCTTACGTTAAAAGAATTTCAGCTGCTGGTTTATCTTGCGGAGGCGCAGGGAAGAACAGTTTCAAAACAGCAGATCACAGAACATGTCTGGGAACACAATTTTAACACGAATACCAATACAGTAGAAGTTTATATCAATTTCCTGAGGAAAAAGATTGATAAAGATTTTAAAATAAAACTGATCCATACCCGTTCAGGTTTCGGATATTACCTTAGCCCATTATAA